A window of the Desulfobacula toluolica Tol2 genome harbors these coding sequences:
- a CDS encoding transposase, protein MLQYVYQTLTFFRKAFSRNITWLMFCMVILGFIGTHEMRAVTSFCQIWGLNTTGYKALLHFFRASTWSLDKVVEFWWKFVLSQNETVISHERAVLLGDHTCVPKDGRQMPCVVTMHQHSETQSKPSYFRGHYWGAIGMLIGSMASPFCIPLSVGIHQGLVHVKEKGQSKESNDTLGTRIIQMALDFAIRHDIPSILVLDAFFPWPGCIYIGPSCVVDQASMSAVDLGYKSQKKLCGLF, encoded by the coding sequence ATGCTACAGTATGTTTATCAGACCCTGACGTTTTTCCGCAAGGCTTTTTCAAGGAATATTACTTGGCTTATGTTTTGTATGGTAATACTGGGATTTATAGGTACCCATGAGATGAGAGCAGTCACTTCTTTTTGTCAAATTTGGGGTTTGAATACAACAGGTTACAAGGCACTTCTTCATTTTTTTAGAGCCTCCACCTGGTCCTTAGACAAAGTTGTAGAATTCTGGTGGAAATTTGTTCTTTCTCAAAATGAAACAGTGATTTCCCATGAGCGAGCAGTTTTATTGGGTGACCATACCTGTGTTCCAAAGGACGGACGTCAAATGCCATGTGTGGTTACCATGCACCAGCATTCAGAAACCCAGAGCAAGCCATCCTATTTTCGGGGACACTATTGGGGTGCTATCGGTATGCTGATTGGTTCCATGGCCTCTCCTTTTTGCATACCATTGTCTGTTGGAATTCATCAAGGTCTTGTTCATGTAAAAGAGAAAGGTCAAAGTAAAGAAAGCAATGATACGTTGGGAACACGTATCATTCAAATGGCTCTTGATTTTGCCATAAGACACGATATACCGAGCATCCTCGTACTGGATGCTTTTTTCCCCTGGCCGGGCTGTATTTATATTGGCCCAAGCTGTGTGGTCGATCAGGCATCAATGTCCGCTGTTGACCTTGGTTATAAGAGCCAAAAAAAATTGTGTGGCTTATTTTGA
- a CDS encoding SIR2 family protein, with translation MNDQLQFDEFLRSVVISKNDTYSLLLGAGCSISSGIPSAYDCIWDWKKIIYKSNNSITQDWIENYKNPKVQGKIQNWLDNQGGYIEYDSPKEYSFYAKKCFPIEKNRNQYFQKICSNVKPSVGYKTIPILVKQGILDSVWTTNFDDLILNSCVLGGVQGIEVALDTVERINQRTQNKNELPIIKLHGDFKFGDLKNTSEELQNQDETFRQKLIDYISDKNLIVLGYSGRDSSLMSTLKSAYSKKGAGILFWCGYGGKSNSEVSELLHFVKSKGRTAFYIPIDGFDSTMLHLTKLIIDDNNFLKQELKQILKGENNSDQFVPFNLKLERINKVLKSNCFPIKFPDEVFVFEANIKDNPWDYVNEKTLKRKDISAIPFQKMIWAFGALESIKEVFEEVIQGNIVRKPLTNIKIYNSGIRSLLLSSICKIFSSSNNLETNFRNKVWSKHSQTIAYQKVYDAIKFTLERIDGEYYLSLNPSFSLDKEDINKEVIQQVGINFFHRIWNKQFNEYIEKWRNKLFVKTKFDFPINSASGFNFVIGKAPIFTNICDLNNKYSNSHNVPQKYIELKGVQFKEAELLFSTINGERNAHDTHPMRGLVNYKPFETSLNTFLENSINLAVISPLQDSDELFNFLLKQNQEIKKYSQKEDYLIDFLGFYNIYGVSLNIPSQNSLNWENIDELKNQKYKENVHEIKRNICEKITKLTSMGGQKVIIIYIPSRWEHFTGYYDNGESFDLHDYVKAFCVEKGVTSQFIREKTIKDNKQSCQINWWLSLSYFVKSFRTPWILNNTDKTTAFAGIGYSVDSKTENDSHIILGCSHIYSSTGEGLKYKLSKISNDRIQWRHKKPHLSYDDAYDFGRSVINLFYESMNVVPKRVVIHKRTFFTEDEKQGILDSLYDNTNIEAVDLIEINFENDIKYVSSKILKGKTQIDGYSVSRGTCIQLNKKEALLWAHGVVLSVNNPKFNFFPGGRYVPKPLRIIKHHGAGSLEQIANEILGLTKMNWNSLNMYSQLPATISSSNDIARIGKLIENKEKIEYDYRYFI, from the coding sequence ATGAATGATCAATTACAATTTGATGAATTTTTAAGGTCTGTAGTTATCAGTAAGAATGATACATATTCTTTACTATTAGGTGCTGGTTGTTCAATTAGCTCTGGGATTCCTTCGGCTTATGACTGTATATGGGATTGGAAAAAAATAATTTATAAAAGTAACAATTCAATCACGCAGGATTGGATAGAGAATTATAAAAACCCAAAAGTTCAGGGAAAAATTCAAAACTGGCTTGATAATCAAGGTGGTTATATTGAATATGACTCCCCAAAAGAATATTCCTTTTATGCTAAGAAATGCTTTCCTATTGAAAAAAACAGAAATCAATATTTTCAGAAAATTTGTTCAAATGTCAAGCCATCCGTTGGGTACAAAACAATTCCAATACTTGTGAAACAAGGCATATTAGATTCAGTCTGGACTACTAATTTCGATGATTTAATCCTGAACTCATGCGTGTTAGGTGGAGTGCAAGGGATAGAGGTAGCTTTAGATACTGTCGAACGTATAAATCAAAGAACTCAAAATAAAAATGAATTACCTATTATCAAACTTCATGGTGATTTTAAGTTTGGAGACCTAAAAAATACAAGTGAAGAATTACAAAATCAAGATGAAACTTTTAGGCAAAAATTAATTGATTACATAAGTGATAAGAACCTTATAGTGCTTGGCTATAGCGGGCGAGATTCATCATTGATGAGCACACTTAAGAGTGCATATTCAAAAAAAGGTGCTGGAATTTTATTTTGGTGCGGATATGGAGGGAAATCTAATTCTGAGGTGTCTGAATTATTGCATTTTGTAAAGAGTAAAGGAAGAACCGCATTTTATATTCCTATTGATGGATTTGATTCCACAATGCTTCATCTCACAAAATTAATTATTGATGATAATAATTTTTTAAAACAAGAACTTAAACAAATACTAAAAGGTGAAAATAATAGTGATCAATTTGTTCCTTTTAATTTAAAGCTGGAAAGAATTAATAAGGTTCTTAAGAGCAATTGTTTTCCAATAAAATTTCCCGATGAAGTCTTCGTTTTTGAAGCAAATATTAAAGATAATCCTTGGGATTATGTAAATGAAAAAACTTTAAAACGAAAAGACATTTCTGCAATCCCTTTTCAGAAAATGATATGGGCTTTTGGGGCATTGGAATCAATTAAAGAAGTGTTCGAAGAAGTAATACAGGGAAATATTGTAAGAAAACCGCTTACGAATATTAAAATTTATAATTCAGGTATACGTTCTTTATTATTGTCTTCCATTTGTAAAATATTTTCATCATCAAACAATTTGGAGACTAACTTCAGAAATAAAGTCTGGTCGAAGCACAGCCAAACTATTGCATATCAAAAAGTTTATGATGCAATTAAATTCACTCTTGAAAGGATTGATGGAGAATATTATCTTTCTCTGAATCCAAGTTTTTCATTGGATAAAGAAGATATAAATAAAGAGGTTATACAGCAAGTAGGAATAAATTTTTTTCACAGAATATGGAATAAACAATTTAACGAATATATCGAAAAGTGGAGAAATAAATTATTTGTTAAAACAAAATTTGACTTTCCTATAAATTCAGCAAGTGGATTCAATTTTGTAATAGGTAAGGCACCAATTTTTACAAATATTTGTGATCTTAATAATAAATATAGCAATTCACATAATGTCCCGCAGAAATACATTGAGCTAAAGGGTGTGCAATTCAAAGAAGCTGAACTTTTATTTTCTACAATAAATGGTGAAAGAAATGCACACGACACTCATCCCATGAGAGGTTTAGTAAATTATAAACCTTTTGAAACTAGCCTAAATACATTTCTTGAAAATTCCATTAATTTAGCTGTGATTTCGCCTCTTCAGGATTCTGATGAATTGTTTAATTTCTTATTAAAACAGAATCAAGAAATAAAAAAATATAGTCAAAAAGAGGATTATCTAATTGATTTTTTGGGCTTTTATAACATTTATGGAGTAAGTCTAAATATTCCTTCCCAAAATTCTCTGAATTGGGAAAATATTGATGAACTGAAAAATCAAAAATACAAAGAAAATGTACATGAAATTAAGAGAAATATTTGTGAAAAAATTACCAAACTAACATCTATGGGTGGTCAAAAAGTAATTATCATATACATTCCAAGTAGGTGGGAACACTTTACCGGGTACTATGATAATGGAGAATCTTTTGATTTACATGATTATGTAAAGGCATTCTGTGTTGAAAAAGGCGTTACATCGCAATTTATTAGAGAAAAAACAATCAAAGATAACAAACAAAGCTGTCAAATAAATTGGTGGTTGTCGTTATCATATTTTGTAAAATCGTTTAGAACCCCTTGGATATTAAATAACACAGACAAAACAACTGCATTTGCAGGAATTGGATATAGCGTTGATTCAAAAACTGAAAACGATAGTCATATCATTTTAGGCTGTAGCCATATATATAGTTCAACTGGTGAAGGCCTGAAATATAAACTATCTAAAATAAGTAATGACAGAATCCAATGGAGACACAAAAAACCGCATTTAAGTTATGATGACGCATATGATTTTGGAAGAAGTGTTATAAACCTCTTTTATGAATCAATGAATGTTGTTCCTAAAAGAGTAGTAATTCATAAAAGAACATTCTTCACAGAAGATGAAAAGCAAGGAATTTTGGACAGTCTTTATGATAATACAAATATTGAAGCGGTAGATTTAATTGAAATAAATTTTGAGAACGATATTAAGTATGTTTCAAGCAAGATTTTGAAGGGAAAAACTCAAATTGATGGCTATTCTGTTTCAAGAGGTACGTGCATTCAATTGAATAAAAAGGAAGCATTATTATGGGCACATGGTGTCGTGCTGTCAGTCAACAACCCAAAATTCAATTTTTTTCCTGGAGGTAGGTATGTTCCTAAGCCATTAAGAATTATAAAACATCATGGAGCAGGAAGCTTGGAACAAATTGCAAATGAAATTTTAGGACTAACAAAAATGAATTGGAATTCTCTAAATATGTATTCACAATTACCAGCAACAATATCATCATCAAATGATATCGCAAGAATTGGTAAATTGATAGAGAACAAAGAAAAGATAGAATATGATTATAGATATTTTATATAA
- the rhuM gene encoding virulence RhuM family protein translates to MEQNSEIIIYTDSDGTTKLQVQLEDETVWLTQDQMAMLFGKAKSTINEHIKNVYAEEELEKSRTLKKFGISEFQQKAPNYYNLDVIISVGYRVKSKQGTKFRQWATKRIHEYIVKGFTMDDDRLKQEGARSRYFEELLQRIRDIRSSERNFYQKVTDIYATSIDYKKDDSLTKEFFTTVQNKMHYAIHGQTAAEMISQRVDADKPFLGLTNFQGNYITTRDITIAKNYLSEDELKQLNLIVSMYLDFAELQATSGRLMKMHDWIQKLDAFLRISEKELLTNAGKVSHEKAVEKAKVEYEKYRKAKDKKYISDFDREMKKLLKDDKSK, encoded by the coding sequence ATGGAACAGAACTCAGAAATAATCATTTATACCGATTCGGACGGCACAACAAAACTTCAGGTGCAATTGGAAGATGAAACCGTCTGGCTGACACAAGATCAGATGGCAATGCTTTTTGGAAAAGCAAAATCCACTATTAACGAACATATTAAAAATGTTTATGCAGAAGAAGAGCTTGAAAAAAGCCGGACACTAAAGAAATTCGGAATTTCCGAATTTCAGCAAAAAGCCCCTAATTATTACAATCTCGATGTTATAATTTCAGTTGGTTACAGGGTTAAATCAAAACAGGGAACAAAATTTCGACAGTGGGCGACTAAACGGATTCATGAATACATTGTAAAAGGCTTTACAATGGATGATGACCGCTTGAAACAGGAAGGAGCAAGATCAAGATATTTTGAAGAACTTCTTCAAAGAATCCGGGACATCAGGAGCAGTGAAAGAAATTTTTACCAGAAAGTAACCGATATTTATGCAACCAGCATTGATTATAAAAAGGATGACTCTCTAACCAAAGAATTCTTTACAACCGTCCAAAATAAAATGCACTATGCCATTCACGGCCAAACAGCCGCAGAGATGATAAGCCAAAGAGTAGATGCAGACAAACCATTTTTAGGACTTACCAATTTTCAAGGCAACTATATAACCACAAGAGATATTACAATCGCGAAAAATTATCTTTCAGAAGATGAACTGAAGCAGCTCAATCTCATCGTTTCCATGTACCTTGATTTTGCTGAACTCCAGGCAACAAGCGGCAGATTAATGAAAATGCACGACTGGATTCAAAAACTGGATGCTTTTCTGCGAATCAGTGAGAAAGAGCTTCTAACCAATGCCGGAAAAGTCAGCCATGAAAAGGCTGTTGAAAAAGCAAAAGTTGAATATGAGAAATACAGAAAAGCAAAGGATAAAAAATATATCTCTGATTTTGACCGTGAAATGAAAAAACTAT